The Desulforegula conservatrix Mb1Pa genome segment AAACAGATGGCACAGGGGCTATACCGCCTTAAGCCTTGGAATGACGAGGAAGACTCTTGAGAGGAGAATGAAACAATATGACATCAGGGGGGTGGTAAAGCCGGATGTCTCTTTGTGAGACTTTTATGTCGCATGATTTTATTGTCTTTAAAATCAAAAGATTGCTTTTTTTTAGGGTGTTTTATTAAGACTTTTGTGTCGTATCGGTGTTCTCTGGAAAATCCCATATTTATTCTGGTTGTCTCTTTTTAAAGGCTTTTCAGGTTTGTAAAAGAGTTGGCCCGTAGTTTGCAGTATAGCGTTTCAGATCTTTAAAAGACTCGAATAACGCCGAAAGGAGAAAAAATATGGGCAACAATCAGACTGAATATATTAAAAAACTGGTTTCTGCGGAAGATGCTGTAAAAGCCATAAACTCAGGCGACTGGGTGGATTATGGCAATTTCCAGTGCGCCCCCATAACACTCGACATAGCGCTCTCAAAAAGAGCTTCAGAACTGAATGATGTAAAAGTCAGGGCCGTGGGATTTCCAGGGCTCGCATCAGTGGCCACGGCCGATCCTTCCGGAAATTCATTCTGTTATAACAACTGGCATTTCACCGCGGGAGACAGAATTCTCCACGACAAAGGCCTTTGCAGCTATATCCCTCTGCTTTACCATGAAGGAGCCAAATTATATGATCAGGAAGATCTCCGAAGCGATTTTTTTATAGTTAGAACTACGCCCATGGATTCGGCGGGATATTTCAATTTCGGGATAGCAAATTCCGTTCAAAAGGCCCAGGCAGACAAGGCAAAGAAAATCATAGTCGAAGTGAACGAAAACATGCCTTACTGTTTCGGTGGATATGGAGAAGGCCTTCATATTTCTGAAGTTGATTATATTGTTGGAACGGATAACAGGCCTCTTGTCCAGCTTGGAGATCCGAAGGTAAGCGACGCTGACAGGGCAATTGCAAGTCTTGTAGTCAATGAAATACCTGATGGCGCATGTCTCCAGCTTGGTATTGGCGGGATGCCCAACGTGATCGGCAAGATGATAGCTGAATCCGATCTCAAGAATCTTGGCGTTCACACTGAAATGCTTGTTGACTCATTCGTGGATATGTATGAGGCTGGGCGTATCACAAACAGCGAAAAAGCGGTCTGCCCCGGCAAGATGGTTTACACTTTTGCCCTGGGCAGCTCAAAGCTTTACGAGTTTCTGCATCTTAATCCTACTTGCGCGAGTTACCCTGTTGATTATGTTAACAAACCTGAAATTATTGCGATGAATGATAAGGTGATGTCCATCAATAACGCGGTTGAGATCGATCTTTTTGGACAGGTTTCATCTGAATCATCTGGTTTCAGGCAGATTTCCGGCACAGGAGGCCAGTTCGATTATCATTATGCGGCCTTCCATTCCAGAGGCGGAAAGGGTTTTATCTGTCTTACCTCTACGGTAACCGACAAGAATGGCAATCTTTCCTCAAGAATAAGGCCTTATTTGAATCATGGCACCATAGTCACTTTGCCAAGAACAGCCGTGCATTATGTGGTGACCGAATTCGGCATGGCATGTCTCAAAGGTAAATCCACATGGCAGAGAGCCGAGGCTCTGATAGAAATAGCACACCCTGATTTTCAGGAAGAGCTTGTAAAAGAATCGGAAAAAATGGGGATATGGAGAGCGTCAAACAAAAGGGATGCCGACTCCATGCGTATAAGAATGGCTGGATGATCCTGCAGAGCGTCCGGGGTGTGCTGTTGCCAACACTCCCCTGCGGGCCTTCATTCCCCGGACGTATCTTCAGTGAAAACAAGCTCTTTGGTGATTTCTCCAAGGAGCTTCCATCCCTTTTCCACTGAATTGAGTATGATATATTCGTCCTCAGTATGGTATCCGGCGCATTCGCATAGCCCTGTGCATATGCTCGGCCATCCCATGAAAAGAGGATAGTTTATATTTGTGCTTCTGATGGTCCGTCTTGCAGCTATAGAGTTGTTTTTCCAGATTCTGCGTATCAGTTCCTCTCCGCTCTCAGGTCTGACTGGTTTTGCAGCAGGCCTCTCGCCCTCAATTGAGAAATCAAAAAAGACATTATCTCCTGAATTGTTGGCTCTTTCAATTTCTTCTTTTACAATTGCCGCAGCTTCATTCAAAAGGGGCTCTGCCGTGCTTCGGAATTCGAAATGAACTCCTGCGTTTCCTGCAATTATATTTACGCCTTCGCCGCCTTCGATGATTCCAATATTAAATGAAAAAGGAGCCGAATGCTTTTCATCGAGGCCTATTTGTCTGAATTTCAGAAGGGTCAGGAACTCCATCATTTTTTCTATCGCTGACGGGGTTTCCCTGTTGTCCCAGCTGTGGCCACCGGGCCCTTTGGCTGTTACTTTGTATCTCCGCGATCCAAGACCAGACGTGGA includes the following:
- a CDS encoding acetyl-CoA hydrolase/transferase family protein; amino-acid sequence: MGNNQTEYIKKLVSAEDAVKAINSGDWVDYGNFQCAPITLDIALSKRASELNDVKVRAVGFPGLASVATADPSGNSFCYNNWHFTAGDRILHDKGLCSYIPLLYHEGAKLYDQEDLRSDFFIVRTTPMDSAGYFNFGIANSVQKAQADKAKKIIVEVNENMPYCFGGYGEGLHISEVDYIVGTDNRPLVQLGDPKVSDADRAIASLVVNEIPDGACLQLGIGGMPNVIGKMIAESDLKNLGVHTEMLVDSFVDMYEAGRITNSEKAVCPGKMVYTFALGSSKLYEFLHLNPTCASYPVDYVNKPEIIAMNDKVMSINNAVEIDLFGQVSSESSGFRQISGTGGQFDYHYAAFHSRGGKGFICLTSTVTDKNGNLSSRIRPYLNHGTIVTLPRTAVHYVVTEFGMACLKGKSTWQRAEALIEIAHPDFQEELVKESEKMGIWRASNKRDADSMRIRMAG